A genomic stretch from Candidatus Neomarinimicrobiota bacterium includes:
- the lipA gene encoding lipoyl synthase has translation MVKKDREIMPKPTKPPWLKTKLRSGPNFQDLKRIVADNQVHTVCQEAKCPNISECWERRAATIMILGDVCTRSCAFCAIKTGRPSAVDQDEPRRTAEAVKKMGLHHCVITSVDRDELEDGGAYIWAETIRQVHAEVPGCTIEVLTPDFQGKVDDIQTVLDAKPEIMSHNMETVERLHRHIRPQAQYQRSLDVLRQSVEAGLQTKTSIMVGIGETKAEVFELMDVIRETGCQIFSLGQYLQPTKEHEPVHRFVHPDEFAEYKEYGLKIGFNHVESGPLVRSSYHADEQVLQNEILHPRQPTT, from the coding sequence TGGCTGAAAACCAAATTGCGCAGTGGTCCCAATTTTCAGGATCTGAAACGTATTGTGGCCGACAATCAAGTCCACACGGTTTGTCAGGAAGCCAAGTGTCCCAATATTAGCGAATGTTGGGAGCGTCGTGCGGCCACCATCATGATCTTGGGAGATGTCTGTACCCGCTCCTGTGCTTTCTGTGCGATTAAGACAGGTCGACCATCAGCTGTAGATCAGGACGAGCCACGTCGCACTGCTGAGGCTGTTAAAAAGATGGGTCTTCATCACTGCGTGATTACCTCAGTTGATAGAGATGAGTTAGAAGACGGCGGCGCTTATATCTGGGCGGAAACCATCCGTCAGGTTCATGCTGAAGTTCCCGGTTGTACGATTGAGGTTCTCACTCCTGATTTTCAAGGTAAGGTAGATGATATCCAGACAGTCCTGGATGCTAAGCCTGAGATCATGAGTCACAATATGGAAACTGTAGAGCGGCTCCATCGCCATATCAGACCCCAGGCTCAGTATCAGCGTTCTTTGGATGTTTTAAGACAGTCAGTTGAAGCGGGGCTCCAGACCAAGACCTCTATCATGGTTGGGATCGGTGAAACCAAAGCTGAGGTCTTTGAACTCATGGATGTGATTCGGGAAACAGGTTGTCAGATATTCTCGCTGGGACAGTATTTACAGCCGACCAAAGAGCATGAGCCGGTCCATCGCTTTGTTCATCCCGATGAGTTTGCTGAGTACAAAGAATATGGTTTAAAGATTGGCTTCAATCATGTTGAATCCGGCCCCTTGGTGCGTTCTTCGTACCATGCTGACGAACAAGTTCTTCAGAACGAAATTCTTCACCCTCGGCAACCCACGACTTAA